One segment of Natronosalvus halobius DNA contains the following:
- a CDS encoding response regulator has translation MHSDPIDILLVEDNPGDVRLTKEAFKEGRIDNTIHVARNGVDALSFLYQRDGYEDAPRPDLILLDLNLPRKNGEEVLEELKDDPTLRRIPTVVLTSSEAEEDVVRSYEKYANAYLTKPIDPDEFIEIVRSFESFWLSVVNLPPAEEQ, from the coding sequence ATGCACTCTGACCCGATCGACATACTGCTCGTCGAGGACAACCCCGGCGATGTCCGACTCACCAAGGAAGCGTTCAAGGAGGGGCGAATCGATAACACGATTCACGTCGCCCGCAACGGCGTCGACGCGCTGTCGTTCCTCTACCAGCGAGACGGCTACGAGGACGCCCCCCGTCCCGATCTGATCCTGCTCGATCTGAACCTGCCCCGAAAGAACGGCGAAGAGGTACTCGAGGAACTCAAGGACGACCCCACGCTCAGGCGCATTCCCACGGTCGTCCTGACGAGTTCCGAGGCCGAAGAGGACGTGGTCAGGTCCTACGAGAAGTACGCGAACGCCTACCTCACGAAACCGATCGACCCGGACGAGTTCATCGAAATCGTCCGGTCGTTCGAGAGCTTCTGGCTGTCGGTCGTCAATCTACCGCCAGCGGAGGAACAATGA
- a CDS encoding DNA polymerase domain-containing protein has product MTFTLEFEDGLVREWTLELDDGNGNSDDEDRPGATFEERTDYVPALFVDGPLEALEALRDALASDPKVCETAFEDRYPSLHAHHADNPSRMLRVGLERVDEARTLAAEIRGVYGREHHAPGTLRLFDVDLTPGFRYCLDEGIDPAPNRPLRTLEIGIDDRALASGDLSSLEIDGESVTGDPADVLWSLGRRLERRDPDVLVVSHGDLVPAVERAAAGAGLEGVHLGRLPGWTKLAGESTYTSYGQVGHSPARYRVPGRALVDRSNSFLWHQSGLAGLEYLVRRSRKPLQEAAWASIGSVLTAIQIREARVWGVPAPLNKWEPEAFKDVSTLHAADRGGFTFAPEVGLHEDVHELDFASLYPRIICRHNVSPETVGCDGACRDIRPTLGTGREDESVPGLEYDVCGTDGFLPTVLRPLLDRRAACKRRLHDDPGEDEAARLRAESGAIKWVLVSCFGYQGYRNAKFGRIECHETINAHAREIALRAKKRLEDAGWRIVHGIVDSLWVTPRVDDPDSLEGVIAEISRDVGIDIEHDGRYEWVCFVPLRGSSGGERERGSGSGSGSGSGSGSGSAIGADAGGGAGAGAGAGALTKYVGKRTTGEFKVRGLECRQRHTPAFVADCQREFLEVLDETRDPAAVCDHLARRLGDLRRGAVDRDDLVIAKRVSRPLEAYSQETHVVGALRRYERHDVSRRPGQAVEYVVVDDGATRTEERVRLAFERADARRECTVADSDGEERYDVDYYATLLIRAAESVTSALGWDRSRLRRTLDDDRTVSLSVFSR; this is encoded by the coding sequence GTGACCTTCACCCTCGAGTTCGAGGACGGCCTCGTCAGGGAGTGGACGCTCGAGTTGGACGACGGGAACGGCAATTCGGACGACGAGGACCGCCCGGGCGCGACCTTCGAGGAACGCACCGACTACGTTCCCGCGCTATTCGTCGACGGGCCGCTCGAGGCTCTCGAGGCCCTTCGAGACGCCCTCGCCTCGGATCCCAAAGTGTGTGAGACGGCGTTCGAGGATCGCTACCCGAGTCTGCACGCCCATCACGCCGACAACCCCTCGAGAATGCTCCGCGTCGGCCTCGAGCGCGTCGACGAGGCTCGGACGCTGGCCGCGGAAATTCGAGGCGTCTACGGTCGCGAACACCACGCCCCCGGGACCCTCCGCCTGTTTGACGTCGATCTCACGCCCGGCTTTCGGTACTGTCTCGACGAGGGAATCGACCCCGCGCCGAACCGGCCCCTCCGGACCCTCGAGATCGGAATCGACGACCGGGCGCTCGCGTCGGGCGACCTCTCGAGCCTCGAGATCGACGGCGAGTCGGTGACCGGCGATCCGGCGGACGTCCTCTGGTCGCTCGGGCGGCGACTCGAACGCCGCGACCCCGACGTGCTCGTGGTGAGCCACGGCGACCTCGTACCGGCCGTCGAGCGAGCGGCGGCCGGCGCGGGCCTCGAGGGCGTCCACCTCGGGCGACTCCCCGGCTGGACGAAGTTGGCGGGCGAGAGCACGTACACGAGTTACGGCCAGGTTGGGCACTCCCCGGCGCGCTACCGGGTCCCGGGCCGGGCGCTCGTCGACCGATCGAACAGCTTCCTGTGGCACCAGTCGGGGCTCGCCGGCCTCGAGTACCTGGTTCGTCGCTCGCGAAAGCCCCTCCAGGAAGCTGCCTGGGCGAGTATCGGGTCAGTGCTGACCGCGATCCAGATTCGCGAGGCACGGGTGTGGGGCGTCCCGGCACCGCTCAACAAGTGGGAGCCCGAGGCGTTCAAGGACGTTTCGACGCTCCACGCGGCCGACCGCGGCGGGTTCACGTTTGCCCCCGAGGTCGGCCTCCACGAGGACGTCCACGAACTCGACTTCGCGTCGCTGTACCCGCGGATCATCTGCCGACACAACGTGAGTCCGGAGACCGTCGGCTGCGACGGCGCCTGCCGGGACATCCGTCCGACCCTCGGAACCGGCCGAGAGGACGAGTCGGTCCCTGGACTCGAGTACGACGTCTGCGGGACCGACGGCTTCCTTCCGACGGTGTTGCGCCCCCTGCTCGACCGCCGGGCGGCCTGCAAACGCCGCCTACACGACGACCCAGGTGAAGACGAGGCCGCTCGGCTGCGGGCCGAATCCGGCGCGATCAAGTGGGTGCTCGTCTCCTGTTTCGGGTATCAGGGCTATCGTAACGCGAAGTTCGGGCGCATCGAATGCCACGAGACGATCAACGCCCACGCCCGCGAGATCGCCCTCCGAGCCAAGAAACGCCTCGAGGACGCTGGCTGGCGGATCGTCCACGGCATCGTCGACAGTCTCTGGGTGACGCCGCGAGTCGACGATCCCGATTCGCTCGAGGGCGTGATCGCCGAAATCAGCCGCGACGTCGGTATCGACATCGAACACGACGGGCGCTACGAGTGGGTGTGTTTCGTGCCGTTGCGGGGGTCGAGCGGCGGCGAGCGCGAGCGCGGAAGTGGAAGTGGAAGTGGAAGCGGAAGCGGGAGTGGTTCAGGATCCGCGATCGGTGCTGACGCCGGCGGTGGTGCTGGCGCTGGCGCTGGCGCTGGTGCACTCACGAAGTACGTCGGTAAACGGACGACCGGCGAGTTCAAAGTCCGCGGCCTCGAGTGCCGGCAGCGCCACACGCCGGCGTTCGTGGCCGACTGCCAGCGCGAGTTTCTCGAGGTGCTCGACGAGACCCGCGACCCGGCCGCCGTCTGTGACCACCTCGCCCGTCGACTGGGCGACCTCCGCCGCGGCGCGGTCGACCGCGACGACCTGGTGATCGCAAAACGCGTCTCGAGACCGCTCGAGGCGTACAGCCAGGAGACGCACGTCGTGGGGGCATTGCGCCGGTACGAACGCCACGACGTCTCTCGCCGGCCGGGGCAGGCCGTCGAGTACGTCGTCGTCGACGACGGTGCGACCCGAACCGAGGAGCGCGTACGCCTCGCCTTCGAGCGTGCGGATGCACGCCGTGAGTGTACGGTAGCGGACTCCGACGGAGAGGAACGATACGACGTCGACTACTACGCGACGCTGCTGATCCGCGCGGCCGAGAGCGTCACCAGCGCCCTGGGCTGGGATCGATCGCGGCTCCGGCGCACCCTCGATGACGATCGGACGGTTTCGCTGTCGGTATTTTCCCGATGA
- a CDS encoding bacterio-opsin activator domain-containing protein yields the protein MSGDGPLEILLIEDNPGDARLIEEMLSGVEELNRRLGSDTSNGESPVVHHETRLEDGLAYLDSPDADVTLSTDGSDATLPAGPASEPESESVSKSASASESASASESASTAPINVVLLDLNLPDSAGLETLTAVLESDATAPVIVLTGLQDSDAGIEAISRGAQEYLVKDEVTSPMLVRTIAHAIKRHEQLIERERRREELEALNRLNRIGQEITRDAITTSSREALEQAVCDRLADDDAYRFVWIGDVTPGSPQVVPRAAAGVEDGYLDEITITDDDGEHGSGPTALAIETEEIQVVRNIERDSSYEPWRESAQERSFRSSAAIPILHDNVRYGILNVYSSRPHAFTEYEQTLLGRLGDVIGHAIAALERKDALLSDAVLELEFRVEGAIEPLVEATARESAEVSIEQFIRSGDRILAYGSAEGIAHEELGSAIDRTDDLEEFRVLTPGRNEYDFELTKTGDIELFETVASRGGRVKSARIDDGTFRLVIELSQQSETARVIETVESVCPGANYAAQRTVNRSSPSIPSPGLLETKLTDRQYEALETAYLSGFFEWPRTSTGEEVAERLDISPATFTQHLRAAEEKFFDSVFSATEATEDGE from the coding sequence ATGAGCGGGGACGGCCCTCTCGAAATTTTGCTCATCGAGGACAATCCAGGAGACGCCCGTCTCATCGAGGAGATGCTCTCGGGCGTCGAGGAGTTGAACCGCCGACTCGGATCGGACACCTCGAACGGTGAGTCGCCGGTCGTTCACCACGAGACGCGACTCGAGGACGGCCTCGCGTATCTCGACTCCCCCGACGCCGACGTTACGTTGTCGACCGACGGTTCCGATGCCACGCTGCCGGCTGGCCCTGCATCCGAACCCGAATCCGAATCCGTGTCCAAGTCCGCATCCGCATCAGAATCCGCATCCGCATCAGAGTCCGCATCGACCGCCCCGATCAACGTCGTCCTCCTCGACCTGAACCTCCCCGACAGCGCCGGGCTCGAGACGCTGACGGCGGTTCTCGAGAGCGACGCGACGGCCCCGGTCATCGTCCTGACCGGACTCCAGGACAGTGACGCGGGAATCGAAGCCATCTCGCGGGGCGCCCAGGAGTACCTCGTGAAAGACGAGGTAACCAGCCCGATGCTCGTCCGGACGATTGCCCACGCCATCAAGCGCCACGAGCAACTCATCGAGCGCGAGCGCCGACGCGAGGAACTCGAGGCGCTCAATCGGCTGAACCGGATCGGCCAGGAGATTACCCGCGACGCGATCACGACCAGCAGCCGTGAGGCGCTCGAGCAGGCGGTCTGCGATCGGCTCGCCGACGACGACGCCTACCGATTCGTCTGGATCGGCGACGTCACCCCCGGCAGCCCCCAGGTCGTTCCCAGGGCAGCCGCCGGTGTCGAAGACGGCTACCTGGACGAGATCACGATCACCGACGACGACGGCGAACACGGCAGCGGACCGACCGCCCTCGCGATCGAGACGGAGGAGATTCAGGTCGTTCGAAACATCGAGCGCGACTCGTCCTACGAACCCTGGCGGGAGTCGGCACAGGAGCGCTCGTTTCGATCGTCGGCGGCGATCCCGATCCTCCACGACAACGTCCGCTACGGTATCCTGAACGTGTACTCGTCCCGACCACACGCGTTTACCGAGTACGAGCAGACGCTCCTGGGTCGGCTCGGCGACGTCATCGGGCACGCGATCGCGGCGCTCGAGCGAAAGGACGCGCTCCTCTCGGACGCCGTCCTCGAACTCGAGTTCCGGGTCGAGGGCGCGATCGAACCGCTCGTCGAAGCGACGGCCAGGGAGTCGGCCGAAGTTTCGATCGAGCAGTTCATCCGATCCGGCGATCGCATTCTGGCGTACGGCTCCGCCGAGGGAATCGCCCACGAGGAGCTGGGTTCGGCGATCGACCGCACGGACGACCTGGAGGAGTTTCGCGTCCTCACCCCCGGGCGAAACGAGTACGACTTCGAACTCACGAAGACGGGCGACATCGAACTGTTCGAGACGGTCGCGTCCAGGGGCGGCCGCGTCAAGTCCGCCCGGATCGACGACGGGACGTTTCGACTGGTCATCGAACTCTCCCAGCAGAGCGAGACGGCGCGCGTCATCGAGACCGTCGAATCGGTCTGCCCGGGGGCGAATTACGCCGCCCAACGGACGGTCAATCGTTCGAGTCCGTCGATTCCCAGTCCAGGCCTGCTCGAGACGAAGCTGACCGACCGACAGTACGAGGCCCTCGAGACGGCCTACCTGTCGGGCTTTTTCGAGTGGCCGCGAACGAGCACGGGCGAGGAGGTCGCCGAGCGCCTCGACATCTCGCCGGCGACGTTCACCCAGCACCTGCGAGCGGCCGAGGAGAAGTTCTTCGATTCGGTGTTTTCGGCGACCGAAGCGACCGAGGACGGCGAGTAG